In Haematobia irritans isolate KBUSLIRL chromosome 1, ASM5000362v1, whole genome shotgun sequence, a genomic segment contains:
- the LOC142233319 gene encoding uncharacterized protein LOC142233319: MEVNSSENQDNLTHSCNTHTSFIHNNFFKIIPITIYGSGNKFMKTFAFIDEGSSTSLIEETIMHDLNLSGTIEPLCLKWTGNVERNEENSRRLFIKIAGPNQKPFVADVRTVKYLALPSQTVDMEQLTKSFPYLKNIPIQGYQNAIPRILIGLNNARLCVSKRIKEGKVNEPVAICTRLGWLLYGTIGAISAVEFNHCHICECSVDIDKKLDSLVKRFYCLESAGVSETNQIMSEDDTKAISILKKYTKQRPDGHYETSLLWRNEGQRMPDSYDMALKRFRCLEKRLKSNKDLSDTLCAIIREYMSKGYISKITDNDKLSSNKFWYLPIFPVFNKNKPGKTRIVWDAAATSNGVSLNSMLLKGPDLLSSLPDILFRFRQKAVAICGDIEQMFHRIFIREEDRNVQRFLWRSDDASKEPDIFIMNVMIFGASCAPCISQYVKNLNAAKYEEQYPSAAEAIVKNHYVDDFLDSVDTNDEAVCLARDVKYIHSQAGFNIRNWICNERSVLKEINGEDDETSKDLDLCGDFRVEKVLGIFWRSNDDSITFKVSPYILESDLFRLRKAPTKRELLRILMTIYDPLGLIGHYLMYLKIVLQEVWRSGVRWDDEVRPQQMAKWLTWLSFLPDIQNTRIPRCFLQTFKSNANLNVQLHTFSDASENAYAAVSYIRISDVVVSLVGSKTKVAPLKVTSIPRLELMAALIGARFAKIIERSATIKIHQRFFWTDSRTAISWIKSDHRRYHQFVAFRASEILEITELSEWLWVPGKLNVADEATKWKKCGPDLSNNSRWLNRPDFLQYSQSMWPTQIEIDKGTDCEHRQHILTINEVWNLIDIKRFSQWRRALRTIAYVIHFIGKVRGYKSSSHITQDELKRAEAILLNQAQIEMYGEEIVQLKKGDSVKNTSTIYKLSPFLAGDGVLRIDGRIDSASVPDEMKYPAIMPKDSYITKLLLTHFHNSYHHGNHETAINEIRQKYYIPRLRTTFKKIIRKCQMCKVKKAQPACPQMAKLPRARLSAYVAPFTYTGLDFFGPIMVTVNRHREKRYGALFTCLTLRAVHIEIVHSLNTSSCILAVRDFIARRGTPREIFSDNGTNFVGADRELREAIKHVNTNVLVCHFTTATTEWNFNPPSAPHMGGVWERMVRSVKTVLYKIMPTRSPDDETLKGMMAEIENIINSRPLTYVPIDNENQEALTPNHLLLGSSNGMKPLAELDDSGHVLKSSWLVTQQFAQRFWKRWTAEYMPTLTCRSKWFEKTSPLKVGDLVIVVDPANPRNVWPRGKVVSTKVAADGQVRSAKIMTSCGILERPVAKLAVLDVAQQE; encoded by the coding sequence atggaagTAAATAGCAGCGAGAACCAAGATAATTTAACTCATTCTTGTAACACACATACTTCGTTCAttcataacaatttttttaaaattattcctATAACTATTTACGGCAGTGGTAACAAGTTCATGAAAACCTTTGCTTTCATAGATGAGGGTTCTTCTACAAGTCTGATTGAGGAAACTATTATGCACGACCTAAATTTATCAGGTACTATCGAACCTTTATGTTTGAAGTGGACAGGCAATGTGGAACGCAATGAGGAGAATTCTAGACGATTATTCATTAAAATAGCCGGTCCTAATCAAAAGCCATTTGTAGCTGATGTTCGTACAGTTAAGTATCTGGCATTGCCTAGCCAAACGGTCGACATGGAACAGCTTACGAAATCATTTCCCTATTTGAAAAACATTCCCATACAGGGGTACCAAAATGCAATACCTCGTATTCTTATAGGGCTTAACAATGCTAGATTGTGCGTGTCTAAACGTATAAAAGAAGGTAAAGTGAACGAACCAGTCGCCATTTGCACACGGCTTGGATGGTTGTTATATGGTACAATCGGAGCGATCTCGGCCGTGGAATTCAATCATTGTCATATATGCGAATGTAGTGTAGACattgataaaaaattagacagtcTAGTTAAACGGTTTTATTGTTTAGAATCTGCTGGTGTAAGCGAAACAAATCAAATAATGAGTGAAGACGATACAAAGGCGatctcaattttgaaaaagtataCAAAACAGCGACCTGACGGCCACTATGAGACGTCATTGCTATGGCGAAATGAAGGGCAAAGGATGCCCGATAGTTATGACATGGCACTGAAAAGATTTAGGTGTTTGGAAAAGCGATTAAAGTCAAATAAAGATTTGAGTGATACTTTGTGTGCGATTATCAGGGAGTACATGTCCAAGGGTTACATATCTAAAATCACAGATAATGATAAACTGTCTTCGAATAAATTTTGGTATCTTCCTATTTTCCccgttttcaacaaaaataaacccGGAAAGACCAGAATCGTATGGGATGCAGCTGCAACGTCGAATGGAGTGTCGCTCAACTCAATGTTATTGAAGGGACCAGACTTGCTGTCATCTCTGCCAGATATTCTCTTCCGTTTCAGACAAAAGGCTGTCGCAATTTGTGGCGATATTGAACAAATGTTCCATCGCATCTTCATAAGAGAAGAAGATCGTAATGTACAAAGATTTTTGTGGCGTTCGGATGACGCTAGTAAAGAACCCGACATATTTATTATGAACGTAATGATATTTGGGGCCTCTTGCGCTCCATGTATTTCGCAATACGTCAAAAATCTTAATGCTGCCAAATATGAAGAACAGTACCCATCGGCAGCGGAGGCAATAGTCAAAAATCACTATGTGGATGATTTTTTGGATTCGGTGGACACGAACGACGAAGCAGTATGTTTAGCGAGGGATGTCAAATATATTCACAGCCAAGCTGGATTTAATATCCGTAACTGGATTTGCAATGAAAGGAGTGTGTTGAAAGAAATTAATGGAGAGGATGATGAGACGTCAAAAGATCTTGACTTATGTGGCGACTTTAGGGTTGAGAAAGTTCTTGGCATATTTTGGAGATCCAATGATGATAGTATAACATTTAAAGTTTCCCCATATATTTTGGAGAGTGATTTATTTCGACTGAGGAAAGCACCAACCAAAAGAGAATTACTACGCATCTTAATGACAATCTATGACCCTTTGGGTCTGATTGGACATTATCTcatgtatttaaaaattgtattacagGAAGTTTGGCGTAGTGGTGTAAGATGGGATGACGAAGTACGTCCACAACAAATGGCAAAATGGTTGACATGGCTGTCCTTCTTACCTGATATTCAAAATACGAGAATACCACGATGTTTTTTACAAACCTTCAAGTCGAACGCTAACTTGAATGTACAACTACATACTTTTTCAGATGCAAGTGAAAATGCCTATGCAGCTGTGTCATACATCAGAATTTCTGACGTTGTTGTATCCCTTGTTGGATCGAAAACAAAGGTCGCCCCATTAAAGGTAACATCTATACCTCGGCTGGAGTTAATGGCAGCGTTAATAGGCGCACGTTTTGCGAAAATCATTGAACGTAGTGCTACAATAAAAATTCATCAACGATTTTTTTGGACTGATTCTAGAACAGCAATAAGCTGGATCAAATCAGATCATAGGAGATATCATCAGTTCGTTGCTTTCCGTGCTAGCGAGATATTAGAAATTACGGAGTTGAGCGAATGGCTATGGGTCCCAGGAAAGCTTAATGTCGCCGATGAAGCAACTAAATGGAAGAAATGTGGTCCAGACTTATCAAATAATAGCAGGTGGTTAAATAGGCCGGATTTTCTACAATATTCGCAAAGCATGTGGCCGACGCAAATTGAAATTGATAAGGGGACTGATTGCGAACACCGACAACATATCTTAACAATTAACGAAGTTTGGAATCTAATAGATATTAAACGGTTTTCACAATGGCGGCGTGCATTACGAACTATTGCCTACGTTATCCACTTCATAGGGAAGGTGAGAGGGTATAAGTCTAGTTCTCACATAACACAAGATGAGCTCAAAAGAGCGGAGGCCATACTTTTGAATCAAGCTCAAATCGAAATGTATGGCGAGGAAATAGTTCAACTGAAAAAAGGAGATAGCGTAAAAAATACTAGTACAATTTATAAATTATCCCCATTTTTGGCTGGTGATGGGGTCTTACGGATTGATGGAAGGATAGATAGTGCTTCTGTGCCAGATGAGATGAAATACCCTGCCATCATGCCAAAAGATAGTTACATAACCAAACTTTTGTTGACCCACTTCCATAATAGCTATCACCACGGAAACCACGAAACAGCTATAAATGAAATTAGGCAGAAGTACTATATCCCACGGCTTAGAACCACTTTTAAAAAGATAATTCGTAAATGTCAGATGTGCAAAGTAAAAAAGGCACAACCAGCCTGCCCTCAAATGGCAAAGTTGCCTAGGGCACGTCTATCGGCATACGTGGCACCATTTACGTATACGGGGCTTGATTTTTTTGGGCCAATAATGGTAACAGTAAATCGCCATCGGGAAAAACGATATGGGGCACTGTTTACATGCCTGACATTACGAGCTGTTCATATTGAAATAGTACACTCACTGAATACAAGCTCATGCATTCTGGCTGTTCGTGACTTTATCGCTAGGAGAGGAACTCCGAGAGAAATTTTTAGCGATAATGGGACAAACTTCGTGGGTGCAGATCGTGAGCTACGCGAGGCCATAAAACATGTAAACACAAACGTACTAGTATGTCATTTCACAACTGCTACTACGGAATGGAATTTCAACCCGCCTTCGGCACCTCATATGGGTGGGGTGTGGGAACGAATGGTTCGTTCTGTTAAAACAGTTCTCTACAAAATTATGCCAACGAGATCCCCTGATGATGAAACTCTCAAGGGTATGATGGCtgaaatagaaaacattataaACTCTCGTCCTTTGACATATGTTCCAATAGACAATGAAAATCAAGAAGCATTGACACCAAATCATTTGCTTTTAGGAAGCTCTAACGGAATGAAGCCGCTAGCCGAACTCGATGACAGTGGACATGTTCTAAAAAGTAGTTGGTTGGTGACGCAACAATTTGCACAGCGTTTTTGGAAGCGATGGACGGCTGAATATATGCCAACACTCACATGCCGTTCAAAGTGGTTCGAGAAAACTAGCCCTTTAAAAGTTGGTGATTTGGTAATTGTGGTTGACCCGGCCAATCCACGTAACGTATGGCCAAGAGGCAAAGTTGTCAGCACTAAAGTCGCTGCTGATGGGCAAGTCAGAAGTGCGAAGATTATGACTAGCTGTGGAATTTTAGAGAGGCCTGTAGCAAAACTGGCAGTGCTCGACGTGGCTCAGCAAGAGTAG